The following proteins are co-located in the Aerosakkonema funiforme FACHB-1375 genome:
- a CDS encoding GGDEF/EAL domain-containing response regulator produces MNNKKFNLPRKDILIVDDTPENLRFLAKILTEQGFNVRKALNGHIALSSCQKLLPDLILLDIMMPDIDGYEVCQRLKAAEKTSKIPVIFLSALNDAFDKVKAFNVGGVDYITKPFHFEEVIVRVQNQLVIREAEIKIMNINVELEQRVRERTSQLKKANEELKREILERKQLQSQLLQMALHDPLTNLPNRALFMECLSEALNRAKSESGCQFAVLFLDCDRFKFINDSLGHLVGDELLIAISRRLEKSLNLVDTLARLGGDEFAILIENISNIKMATLVADRILKELSNPFQLSRYEVFINVSIGIALSNISYDKPEYLLRDADTAMYRAKALGKAQYHVFDPDMHQQAIRVLQLENDLRRAIQREEFIVYYQPIISLTNGRIAGFEALVRWRHPTRGMVSPAEFIPLAEETGLIADIDTWVLQSACHQLLIWQKTCPAKEILTISVNLSRRLFSHPNLLERIDKILHKTQLNPESLKFEITESAIMENSEEANKILAEIRRRQIQLSIDDFGTGYSSLSYLHTFPLNTLKIDQSFVKLMDKNTNNMGLVPMIICMAHTMKLSAIAEGVETPAQLAQLRSLGCDFGQGYLFSQPLDSKLVLELIAADPQW; encoded by the coding sequence ATGAATAACAAAAAATTTAACTTGCCACGAAAAGATATTCTCATTGTTGACGATACGCCAGAAAATTTGCGCTTTTTAGCTAAGATTCTGACGGAGCAGGGCTTCAACGTTCGCAAAGCATTAAACGGGCATATTGCTCTCTCTTCTTGTCAAAAATTATTACCGGACTTGATATTACTGGACATTATGATGCCGGATATCGACGGCTATGAAGTTTGTCAGCGGTTGAAAGCTGCGGAGAAAACTTCTAAGATTCCAGTAATTTTCTTGAGTGCCTTAAATGATGCTTTTGACAAAGTAAAAGCTTTTAATGTCGGGGGTGTTGACTATATTACCAAACCGTTTCATTTTGAAGAAGTTATTGTCCGCGTTCAAAATCAATTGGTGATCAGGGAAGCGGAGATAAAAATAATGAATATAAATGTCGAACTCGAACAACGGGTAAGAGAGCGTACCAGTCAGCTAAAAAAAGCTAATGAAGAACTGAAACGAGAGATATTAGAGCGCAAGCAACTACAAAGTCAATTGCTGCAAATGGCGCTACACGATCCCCTGACTAACTTGCCGAATCGAGCTTTATTCATGGAGTGTTTGTCAGAAGCTCTCAACCGCGCTAAGTCAGAGTCTGGTTGTCAATTTGCCGTGCTATTTTTGGATTGCGATCGTTTCAAATTTATTAACGATTCTCTCGGTCATTTAGTAGGCGATGAACTGCTCATTGCGATCTCTCGCAGACTGGAAAAATCTCTTAATCTGGTTGATACTTTAGCGCGATTGGGCGGCGACGAATTTGCTATTCTTATTGAAAATATTTCAAATATAAAAATGGCTACGCTTGTTGCTGATAGAATTCTGAAAGAACTATCAAACCCCTTTCAACTATCCAGATACGAAGTATTTATTAATGTCAGTATTGGGATTGCTCTCAGCAATATTTCTTACGATAAGCCAGAATATTTGCTGCGAGATGCCGACACGGCGATGTATCGTGCCAAGGCATTAGGAAAAGCTCAATATCACGTTTTTGACCCAGATATGCACCAACAAGCTATCCGAGTTCTACAGCTAGAAAACGACTTGCGAAGGGCCATCCAACGGGAGGAATTTATTGTTTACTATCAGCCTATTATTTCTCTAACTAATGGCAGAATTGCTGGATTTGAAGCTCTTGTGCGCTGGCGGCACCCTACTCGCGGTATGGTTTCTCCCGCAGAATTTATTCCCCTGGCGGAAGAAACGGGATTGATTGCCGATATTGACACTTGGGTATTGCAGTCAGCTTGCCATCAACTACTTATCTGGCAGAAAACTTGCCCTGCTAAGGAAATCTTAACTATTAGCGTCAATCTTTCGAGGCGGCTATTTTCCCATCCTAATTTACTTGAAAGAATTGATAAAATTCTTCACAAAACGCAACTGAATCCGGAAAGTTTAAAGTTTGAAATCACAGAAAGCGCTATTATGGAAAATAGCGAAGAAGCTAACAAAATTTTAGCTGAAATCAGGAGGCGTCAAATTCAATTAAGTATTGATGACTTCGGCACTGGCTACTCTTCATTGAGTTACCTGCACACCTTTCCCTTAAATACGCTCAAAATTGACCAGTCTTTCGTAAAACTGATGGATAAAAACACAAATAATATGGGACTGGTTCCCATGATTATCTGTATGGCCCATACAATGAAGCTGAGTGCGATCGCTGAAGGTGTAGAAACTCCCGCTCAGTTAGCACAACTGAGAAGTTTAGGGTGCGATTTTGGTCAGGGCTATTTATTTTCTCAACCTTTGGATAGTAAATTGGTTTTAGAATTGATAGCAGCAGACCCCCAATGGTGA
- a CDS encoding response regulator, translated as MVSVMESTIEENTLINKLIYSHKVNILVVDDCPNNLRVLSSILTQNGYIVRKALDGEIAISACQKILPDLILLDIMMPNMDGYQLCQYFKQNEKTRHIPIIFISALDDVLDKVKAFNSGGADYISKPFEVKEVLARVTNQLTIRQLYNALTEQNIQLQKLNEELRIANAELEQFAYIASHDLKSPLQSIIGYTQLISCKYEKDFAPDHKRYLEHIVNAAWRMKRLIDDLLDYSKLGKETQELELTDCQNVLEEALDNLREEINSSGATITHSPLPKLMGDRTQLISLFQNLISNGIKFRRPQVIPEIKILAQLKNSSEWLFGVQDNGIGIEPQYFERIFEIFQRLHSYREYPGNGIGMTICKKIVERHGGSIWVESQVNKGTTFYFTIPSQ; from the coding sequence ATGGTGAGCGTTATGGAAAGTACGATCGAAGAAAATACATTGATAAATAAATTAATCTACTCTCACAAAGTCAACATTTTAGTAGTTGATGATTGTCCAAATAATCTGCGAGTTTTATCATCAATTCTGACACAAAATGGATATATAGTTCGGAAAGCGTTAGACGGAGAAATAGCTATAAGCGCTTGTCAAAAAATATTACCAGACCTAATTTTACTCGATATTATGATGCCAAATATGGACGGTTATCAACTTTGTCAATATTTTAAACAAAATGAAAAAACCCGCCATATACCTATAATTTTTATCAGCGCTCTTGATGACGTACTGGACAAAGTAAAAGCTTTTAATAGCGGTGGTGCGGACTACATAAGCAAACCATTTGAAGTTAAAGAAGTGTTAGCTCGCGTGACAAATCAACTGACTATTCGCCAGCTATATAACGCACTCACCGAGCAAAATATACAGTTGCAAAAATTAAATGAAGAATTGCGAATAGCCAACGCCGAACTAGAACAATTTGCCTACATCGCTTCTCACGATCTCAAATCACCTCTACAATCGATTATTGGTTATACGCAGCTGATTAGCTGTAAATACGAAAAAGATTTCGCTCCAGACCATAAGCGATACTTAGAACATATCGTAAATGCGGCTTGGAGGATGAAGCGGCTAATTGACGACTTGCTAGATTATTCCAAGTTAGGAAAGGAAACACAAGAGCTTGAATTGACTGATTGCCAAAACGTACTAGAAGAAGCGCTAGATAATTTACGCGAAGAAATTAACTCAAGCGGTGCCACTATTACCCATTCGCCATTACCAAAACTAATGGGCGATCGCACACAACTGATCAGCCTTTTCCAAAATCTAATTAGCAATGGTATTAAGTTTCGCCGTCCTCAAGTTATACCGGAAATAAAAATTTTGGCTCAATTAAAAAACAGCAGTGAATGGCTTTTTGGAGTCCAGGATAATGGTATTGGCATAGAACCTCAGTACTTTGAACGCATTTTTGAAATTTTTCAACGCCTGCACTCTTATAGAGAATACCCAGGTAATGGCATTGGTATGACTATCTGCAAAAAAATAGTTGAACGTCACGGCGGAAGCATATGGGTGGAATCGCAGGTAAACAAGGGCACAACTTTTTACTTCACCATACCCTCACAATGA
- a CDS encoding diguanylate cyclase domain-containing protein: protein MSKNLNALPKSKILVVDDTPDNLRLLSSMLKNRGYSVRKALSGQVAISACQKILPDIILLDVNMPDMNGYEVCAALKANEKTCDIPVIFISVLDDVLDKVKAFDVGGADYITKPFHIEEVVARVENQLTVQKLQKQLKQQNTLLLEEIERRRSAESALQEANEKLHRLACSDSLTGLANRRHFDEYLQREWHRSARDKTPLSLILCDIDFFKSYNDNYGHLAGDFCLKEVAKAISNAVKRPTDLVARYGGEEFVSILPHTDIYGAISLAKNIQLEVEKLKIIHCFSSVSNYITLSMGICSLVGNYQESPETLIAKTDRSLYQAKQQGRDRYCTYTTDFFMADTEGSPTKEPSEVYQSYYIFEDLK from the coding sequence ATGAGTAAAAATTTAAACGCACTACCCAAAAGTAAAATTCTTGTGGTTGACGATACGCCAGATAACCTGCGCCTGCTGTCGTCTATGCTAAAGAATCGGGGCTATAGCGTTCGCAAAGCTTTGAGCGGTCAAGTAGCTATAAGTGCTTGCCAGAAGATACTGCCAGACATAATTTTACTCGATGTAAATATGCCCGATATGAACGGCTATGAAGTTTGTGCTGCTTTGAAAGCAAATGAAAAAACTTGCGATATCCCCGTGATTTTTATTAGCGTTTTGGATGATGTGCTGGACAAAGTAAAAGCTTTTGATGTCGGTGGTGCCGACTATATTACTAAGCCATTTCATATTGAAGAAGTGGTGGCAAGAGTGGAAAATCAACTTACGGTTCAAAAATTGCAAAAGCAACTAAAACAGCAAAATACTCTGCTACTTGAGGAAATAGAGAGACGGCGAAGTGCCGAGTCAGCTTTGCAAGAAGCAAATGAAAAATTACACCGTTTGGCTTGTTCGGACAGCTTGACTGGACTGGCCAACCGTCGCCACTTTGATGAATACTTACAAAGAGAGTGGCACCGATCGGCAAGAGATAAAACACCTCTATCATTGATTTTGTGCGATATCGATTTTTTTAAATCCTACAACGATAATTACGGACATCTAGCAGGAGATTTTTGTTTAAAGGAGGTTGCCAAAGCTATTAGCAATGCGGTAAAGCGTCCGACAGATTTAGTGGCGCGTTACGGAGGAGAAGAGTTTGTTTCGATTTTGCCTCACACAGATATTTACGGAGCCATATCTCTAGCTAAAAATATCCAGTTAGAGGTGGAAAAGCTAAAGATTATCCACTGCTTTTCTTCTGTGAGCAATTATATTACATTAAGCATGGGTATCTGTAGCCTAGTCGGAAATTATCAAGAATCTCCAGAAACTTTAATTGCTAAGACCGATCGATCTCTTTATCAAGCTAAGCAACAGGGACGCGATCGATACTGTACCTACACAACCGATTTTTTTATGGCTGACACAGAAGGCTCACCTACCAAAGAGCCCAGTGAAGTTTATCAAAGCTATTATATATTCGAGGATTTAAAATAA
- a CDS encoding sensor histidine kinase has translation MFRIGYDGIFLDYRIAKEIAITQTSSHKLLIEKGITFPIPDAIGPQNSLVSKNISEVLSEDLSVWVMHYVEETLLASTMQIGEYVQQIDGIWHAYEVRFVKSGQNEVLALVRDISDRKQAEAQKLQTEALLRMQKEQLEQALSELQQAQVQLIQNEKMVALGQLVAGIAHEINNPINFIYANLSYANEYVQNLLKLIEIYQQEYPNPTPKIDRIIDDIDLSFLIKDAQSLMEGMHRGADRIRQLVLSPRNFSRLDEAEMKSVDIHEGIDSTLLMLQHRLNSQISPQNEEIRPAIQVIKEYGNLPKVTCSPSEINQVLMHLLNNAIDALELGSSSECNPLNTTLYRQPTIRIATELIAANTIKIRIADNGPGIPESMRSRLFDPFFTTKAPGKGTGLGLSISYQIIVQKHGGKLTCSSSSKEGSEFAIEIPTHQTKQT, from the coding sequence ATGTTTCGCATCGGATATGATGGTATTTTTTTGGACTATCGCATAGCTAAAGAAATTGCAATAACGCAAACATCGTCACACAAATTATTAATTGAAAAGGGGATAACTTTTCCCATCCCCGATGCGATCGGCCCACAAAATAGTTTGGTTAGTAAAAATATATCTGAAGTTTTGTCCGAAGACTTGAGTGTCTGGGTAATGCACTACGTTGAGGAGACTCTGCTCGCATCTACCATGCAAATTGGCGAGTACGTGCAACAAATCGATGGCATTTGGCACGCTTATGAAGTGAGATTTGTCAAGAGCGGCCAAAATGAAGTACTAGCGCTCGTGCGCGATATTTCCGATCGCAAGCAAGCAGAAGCTCAGAAACTGCAAACAGAAGCATTATTGCGAATGCAAAAGGAGCAACTCGAACAAGCTTTAAGCGAACTCCAACAAGCTCAAGTCCAATTAATCCAGAACGAAAAAATGGTAGCTCTGGGGCAATTGGTAGCAGGGATTGCTCATGAAATTAACAACCCAATTAATTTTATTTATGCCAATCTCAGCTATGCCAACGAATATGTGCAAAACTTACTAAAGTTGATTGAAATATATCAGCAGGAATATCCCAATCCCACACCAAAAATCGACCGCATAATTGATGATATAGACCTGTCTTTTTTAATAAAAGACGCGCAAAGCCTCATGGAAGGTATGCACAGAGGAGCCGATCGCATCCGGCAACTCGTACTTTCTCCTCGCAACTTTTCTAGGTTAGACGAAGCTGAAATGAAGTCGGTGGATATTCATGAAGGGATCGACAGCACCCTGCTAATGTTGCAGCACCGACTCAATTCTCAAATTTCGCCACAGAACGAAGAAATTCGTCCGGCAATTCAAGTCATCAAAGAGTACGGAAATTTGCCCAAAGTCACTTGTTCTCCTAGTGAAATTAACCAAGTTTTGATGCACCTGCTGAATAATGCGATCGACGCTTTAGAACTGGGTAGTTCCTCTGAATGTAACCCACTAAATACTACCCTCTACCGACAACCTACTATCCGCATTGCCACAGAATTAATAGCTGCCAATACTATAAAAATTCGCATTGCAGACAATGGCCCCGGCATTCCAGAGTCGATGCGATCGCGTTTGTTCGACCCATTTTTTACCACCAAAGCCCCTGGCAAAGGCACCGGATTGGGATTGTCGATTAGCTATCAAATTATTGTCCAAAAACATGGAGGTAAACTAACCTGTTCTTCCTCTTCCAAAGAGGGCTCGGAATTCGCCATTGAAATACCCACCCATCAAACCAAGCAAACATAG
- a CDS encoding ATP-binding protein yields MQEIEFVTSESIDLSNCDREPIHIPGKIQPHGVLLVLQDPQLKILQVSQNTEQFFGIAAESLLGQDLDILFSRQEIDLLYHCISQENLEYFNPLQFTVNFLGSPLLFEGIIHRSDGVLILELEPKISLKQNYPVSFYHLLKTSIAKISNAASFQESTDILVRELRQMTGYDRVMIYRFESDDSGIVIAEDKKPELEAFLGLHYPATDIPKQARKLYFQNWLRIIVDINYQPVQIMPTNNPLTDRPLDLSRSILRSVSPIHIEYLQNMGVTASLCISIINESKLWGLIVCHHYQEKYVDYETRKACELLGQFMSVELFKKQQKEWVIYSEKVKRIQQEIKKSLVKKINVDCFLSQTEELLLELVNAQGAVIYLQDEITLIGKAPAKETVQNLLNWLRQHHKEEVFYTDCLAKIYPQAERYKQQVSGLLAISIFLDRTCYQVVWFRPEIIQTVNWGGNPNQPVTLEENGGLRLSPRKSFALWKETVIGKSLAWNPLEIDAALELRNTLMLALLEVSQAALEKAANRAQIANRAKSEFLANMSHEIRTPMNAILGFCDLLQGLVTEPKQRTYVESISASGKALLDLINDILDLSKIEAGKLELKYDPLDLRALVEEVLQIFSQKASEKNLSLLAEIDETLPTGIIFDEVRLRQILFNTIGNALKFTEQGYVKICLRCQIYPDGDARKAWLEIAVEDTGIGIAPAQRQRIFEAFVQSEGQSTRKYGGTGLGLAITRRLTTMLGGTLLLESELGKGSTFIFVFPDVTLTDWTTKPVGDSQLNANLEQFQPSVLLVVDDVKSNRDLIAGYFEATQHRLLFAKDGLEGIQMAQTHHPDVILLDLRMPNLDGDTAARRLKQDEKTQNIPIIILTASVMGQDYKDLQNFCDGFLLKPVNRSQLVEQLQKILPQNQNVYSEHQKSAVPESLPEAKEKLPELLSKLLQEENTAWQQLRKTMRRRELQAFAERLRCLATEYQCAALLDYATRLETQLSTFDWAHLPMTIEAFPLVRQSLV; encoded by the coding sequence ATGCAGGAAATCGAATTTGTCACCTCCGAATCAATAGATTTAAGCAACTGCGACAGAGAACCCATCCATATTCCCGGTAAAATTCAGCCTCATGGAGTTCTCCTCGTGCTGCAAGACCCGCAACTAAAAATTTTACAAGTTAGTCAAAATACAGAACAGTTTTTTGGCATTGCTGCTGAATCTCTGCTCGGACAAGACCTAGATATTTTATTTAGTCGTCAAGAAATAGATTTGCTATACCATTGCATATCCCAAGAAAATTTAGAATATTTTAACCCGCTCCAGTTTACAGTTAATTTTCTCGGCTCGCCTTTGCTATTTGAAGGGATTATCCATCGTTCGGATGGAGTATTAATTCTGGAATTAGAACCGAAAATTTCCTTAAAGCAAAATTATCCAGTTAGTTTTTATCATTTGCTGAAAACCTCTATCGCCAAGATATCAAACGCAGCCAGCTTCCAGGAATCAACAGACATACTTGTGCGAGAACTACGCCAAATGACTGGATACGATCGCGTCATGATTTATCGCTTTGAATCCGACGATAGCGGCATCGTTATTGCCGAAGACAAAAAACCAGAGTTAGAAGCTTTCTTGGGTTTGCACTATCCAGCTACAGATATTCCCAAACAAGCCAGAAAATTATATTTCCAAAATTGGTTGCGAATTATTGTTGATATCAATTATCAACCCGTGCAAATTATGCCAACCAATAACCCCCTCACAGATCGACCATTAGATTTAAGTCGCTCTATCCTCAGAAGCGTTTCCCCCATTCATATTGAGTATTTACAAAACATGGGGGTTACCGCTTCACTTTGTATTTCTATCATCAATGAAAGCAAACTTTGGGGTTTAATTGTATGTCATCATTATCAAGAGAAATACGTTGATTACGAAACTCGTAAAGCTTGCGAACTGCTCGGACAATTTATGTCTGTTGAACTATTCAAGAAGCAACAAAAAGAATGGGTTATATATTCCGAAAAAGTTAAACGCATTCAACAAGAAATCAAAAAAAGCTTAGTTAAGAAAATAAACGTAGATTGCTTTTTATCTCAAACTGAAGAATTATTATTAGAATTAGTCAATGCACAAGGAGCAGTTATCTATCTACAAGATGAAATTACGCTCATTGGCAAAGCTCCAGCCAAAGAAACCGTCCAAAATTTGCTAAATTGGCTTCGCCAGCACCATAAAGAAGAAGTTTTTTACACCGATTGCTTGGCAAAAATTTATCCCCAAGCTGAGCGATACAAACAGCAAGTGAGCGGCTTACTGGCAATTTCTATTTTTCTCGATCGCACTTGCTATCAAGTAGTTTGGTTTAGACCGGAAATCATTCAAACAGTAAACTGGGGAGGCAATCCGAACCAACCTGTAACATTAGAAGAAAATGGCGGATTGCGCCTGTCTCCCCGCAAATCTTTTGCTTTGTGGAAAGAAACAGTAATCGGCAAATCTTTAGCCTGGAATCCATTAGAAATAGATGCCGCCCTCGAACTGAGAAACACCCTGATGCTAGCTTTATTAGAAGTTTCGCAAGCCGCCTTAGAAAAAGCTGCCAACCGCGCTCAAATTGCCAACCGCGCCAAAAGCGAATTCCTTGCCAACATGAGTCACGAAATTCGTACACCCATGAATGCCATCCTGGGTTTTTGCGACTTGCTGCAAGGACTCGTTACCGAACCAAAACAACGCACTTATGTCGAGTCGATCTCTGCTAGCGGCAAAGCTCTCCTAGACTTAATAAATGATATCCTCGATCTCTCCAAAATTGAAGCAGGCAAACTAGAACTGAAATACGACCCCCTAGATTTGCGGGCATTAGTTGAGGAAGTTCTGCAAATTTTCTCCCAGAAAGCTAGCGAGAAAAATTTATCCCTACTCGCAGAAATTGACGAAACCCTACCCACGGGCATTATTTTTGATGAAGTGCGCCTGCGGCAAATACTCTTCAACACGATCGGCAACGCCCTCAAATTCACCGAACAAGGGTATGTTAAAATTTGCTTGCGCTGCCAAATTTACCCAGATGGAGACGCTCGCAAAGCTTGGTTGGAAATAGCTGTGGAAGATACCGGAATTGGTATTGCCCCGGCTCAACGGCAACGAATTTTCGAGGCTTTCGTGCAAAGCGAAGGACAAAGCACCCGCAAGTACGGCGGTACTGGGTTAGGATTGGCAATTACCCGCCGACTGACAACCATGCTGGGAGGAACCCTGCTACTGGAAAGCGAATTAGGTAAAGGCAGTACTTTTATCTTCGTTTTTCCAGATGTGACCCTTACCGACTGGACGACAAAACCAGTTGGCGACTCCCAGTTAAATGCAAACTTAGAACAGTTTCAACCTTCCGTACTGCTGGTGGTGGATGACGTGAAATCCAATCGCGATTTAATTGCAGGCTACTTTGAAGCGACTCAACACCGACTTTTGTTTGCTAAAGATGGACTGGAAGGGATTCAGATGGCGCAGACGCATCATCCCGATGTAATTCTGCTGGATTTGCGGATGCCCAATTTGGATGGAGATACAGCAGCTCGTCGTTTAAAGCAGGACGAAAAAACTCAAAATATCCCTATCATTATTCTCACTGCTTCTGTAATGGGACAAGATTACAAAGATCTCCAAAATTTCTGTGACGGTTTCTTGCTTAAACCCGTCAACCGTTCCCAACTTGTGGAGCAATTGCAGAAAATTTTACCACAAAACCAGAATGTATACAGCGAACATCAGAAATCTGCTGTCCCAGAATCGCTCCCGGAAGCTAAAGAAAAACTGCCCGAATTGCTCTCAAAACTGCTTCAGGAAGAAAATACGGCTTGGCAACAGCTGCGAAAAACGATGAGAAGACGGGAATTGCAAGCCTTTGCAGAACGGCTGCGTTGCCTAGCAACAGAATATCAGTGTGCTGCCCTGCTAGACTATGCAACAAGATTGGAAACGCAATTATCAACCTTTGATTGGGCACACTTACCTATGACAATAGAAGCATTTCCGTTGGTGAGGCAGTCCTTAGTATGA